In the genome of Abyssalbus ytuae, the window AAAGAAAAAGGGTTGATATAAAGAATGTGAATCCTTTTGATGAAGAATATAATGCATTGGACACTTTGCCTAAAAAAGAAAGGAAAAGGTTGAGAAAACAAATGAGAAAAGAAGGATTTAAAACCAATGATTCCATTAAAAATCCTTTTGATCTGGATGAGACTGATGAAGAAGAAAATCTTACAAAAGCTGAAAAGAAACAAAAAAGGAAACAGGAAATTGAAGAAAGAAAACAAATTCTGGATAGCTTAAACCAGGCTTTTGAAGAGAAAAGAGAAATTCAAACACAGGAAATATTAGAAAGAGAAGAAGAAACAGGTGGTTTCTTTGAAGATGTCGATGAAAGTAAGCTCTCTAAAAAACAATTAAAAGAATTAAGAAAAGCACGTAAGGAAAGGGCAAAACAAGAAGAAAGAGCTTTAAAAGAAGAAGCCCGGAGGATAAAGCAAGAAGAAAAAGAATTGCTGGAATTACAAAAAGAAGAGGAAGAAAGACTTATGAGAGAACAGGAAGTTGAAGACCAGTTCTTTGATGATGTAAAAGAAGATAAACCAAAGAAAAAGAAGAAAAAGAAAAAGAAAAAAGAATCTGAACAAGACCCCATAGAAGAATTTTAAACAAAAAAGAACCTTTCACATTAATGATTGAAATTAAAGAAGTTATTTCTAAAAGAGAGTTTGAAAAATTTGTAAAATTTCCATTTAAAATTTATAAAGATTCAAAATATTGGGTACCCCCGATAATTAAAGATGAAATTGAATCATTAGACAAAACAAAAAATCCTGCTTTTAATACCGCCGAGGTAAAGTTTTACCTCGCCTATAAAAATAATACTATTGTTGGGAGAGTAGCAGCCATTATAAACTGGGATGAAGTAAAGACCCAACAAAAAAGCAAAGTAAGGTTTGGTTGGTTTGATTTTATAGATGACATTGAAGTATCAAAAGCACTTCTTAATAAAGTGTTTGAATTTGGAAAGGAGCATAATCTTGAATATGCCGAAGGCCCCATGGGCTTTTCCAATTTAGATAAAGTAGGGGTGTTAATTGAGGGTTTTGATCATATTGGCACTATGATAACATGGTATAACCACCCTTATTATAAAGATCACCTGGAAAAACTGGGCTTTGTGGTCGAAAAACAATACCTGGAGCATAAATTTCCTTTTAGTAATGTGAACCCTGAATTTTTTCAAAAAGCACAGGCTTTAATAAAAAAGAGGTATAACCTGAAAGAAATAAACTTTACCAAAACCAGTGAAGTTATGCCTTATGCCGATAGAATGTTTGACCTTTTTAACCAAAGCTATTCAAAATTAGCGTCATTTACCGCAATCACCGAGGCACAAAAGGCATACTTTAAAAAGAAGTACATCAGTTTTATTAATCCTGAATATATTAAATATATAGAAGACAAAAATAATAACCTCATAGCGTTTGGAATAGTGATGCCTTCTTACTCAGAAGCTCTCCAAAAAGCAAAAGGTAAATTGTGGCCGTTTGGAATATTCCATTTATTAAAAGCCAGAAAACATAGTAAAAATGCTATTTTTTATCTAATTGGCATACATCCTGATTATCAAAATAAAGGAATTACCGCTATTCTTTTTAATGAATATTATAAAGCAATGGCTCCTAAAGGTATTAAAGAATGTATAAGAACCCCGGAGCTAATTGAAAATACGGCCATACAAAACATGTGGAAACATTTTAACCCCGTTGTTTATAAACGTAGAAATACTTATAAAAAGCCGTTAACTAAAGGTTTGTAAAAGCTGGAACTTTATATATAAAAGAAACTCTCTAATGAATTGTGTTTCATTAGAGAGTTTCTTTTTTCTAATATTTTGCTGATTTGCCTTTGCTTAAAGTTGAGTTAATAAAATCTCTTAAATGGTCATTAGCCGCTTTTAAATCTTCATTTCTTAAATACATCATATGGCCACTCCGGTAACCTTCAAATCTTAGCCTGTCTTTCATCTTTCCTGAAGGGTCTAATTGCCACATAGTGTATTTAGCATTAAAATAGGTGGTAGCCCCATCATAATACCCCGATTGAAACATCACATTCAAATAAGGGTTTTGCGCCATAGCCTGCCTTAAATTATCACGTGTATTATCATTTTCCTGGTTCCAGGGGTGAACATTCCCAAACATATTATATTTAATATCGGTTTTAAATTTTAATTCTTCCTGTAAATAGTAATTTATGGCAGGAGTAAACGAATGAAGCCAGGAGGTTAATTCCGAGTTATAATCAGGAGAATCGCCGGCCTCCTTCTTATCTATTCCTAAATAACGGGAATCAAGCCTTCCTACCGTAAATCCTTTGTCTCTTAAAAGTTCTTTCCAGAAAAAAGAAGTAGGAACCACGAGGTTGTTTTGTAATATTGCTTTTTCAGACAAACCGGAATAAACAGCCATTTGCTTTGCAACCGCTTTTTTTTCGGTATCCGTTATAAAACCTCCTTTAACCAGGGCAGGTATTAATGTATTTATTGTGTATTGTTCTACTTCTGGCAATATTTCAAGTAAATCTTTTTGTTGTAAAGATGCACTTAGTGCTTTTTGGTGCCATGCGGCCGCAGTAAAATAGGGTAGGGTAAGAGCGGCAGAAACCGGGTTATCCTTTCTTAACACTTTATAATCAGCAGGCGATACCATAATAACCCCGTTAAGATACATCCATTGCCTGTTTTGTAACTCTAATGATAACCCTGCTACACGAGTACCACCGTAACTTTCGCCAATAATATATTTGGGAGACCTCCAGCGGTTGTTTCTCGTTACAAAAGTAGTAATCCAGTCGGCCAGGTATTTTATATCGGCATTTATACCAAAGAACTTTTCCCTTTCAGGATATTTTCCTTCTTTATTGGCAATCATCCTCGAATAACCTGTATTTACAGGATTTACATAAACAATATCGGCAATATCCAGTATAGAATAAGGGTTTTCCTTTATACCATAAGGTTGAACAGGGTACCCTTCATCATCAATATTCAATACCCTGGGCCCTGTGTAGGCAAGGTGCATCCAAACCGAAGCCGACCCCGGCCCGCCGTTAAATGAAATTATTAAAGGCCTTGAAGAATTATCAGCAATATCACTGCGGTAATAATAAGTATTAAATAAAGTAGCTATAGGGTTTCCGTCTTCATCCCACACAGGAATGGTGCCCGTAACTGCCTTATAAGGTATTTTTTTTCCGTTAATAGTTACCTGGTGTGAGGTGGTTACCAGGGTGTCAATCGGGATCTTTCTTTCCTGTGAATATAAAAAGGCACAAAAAAAAAGGAGAGTTAACGTAATTGTTTTTTTCATAAATAAAAGGTTGAGTCTTTAATTAAAGATTTAAATGTACTAATTTTTATCTTATAACCCTTTGGTGAAGCAGGCCCACCGATGTTTTGATTCTGAATTAGTAAGTTTTAGCGAGTCAGACAGCCCGTTCCCCGAAGTTTCCCGACTTCCGGGGAAAACAACAAAAATATATAGCATATGGCCGGGCCCCGACAACTATAGGGATTGCGCAGTTCCAAACCATCAAGCACCAAATTCCAATCAACAAATCAACAAATTTAAGTTGGACGCACAAACAAATTCTGCATTCATAACCCATACCAAAAATCCGTAAATTGCTCTCCCTAAACATCTATAAATCCTACATAAAAAATCAATAAATATAACTAGTTACTACTCATATCTTCCCGCTTATTTCTTCAAACCACCCTTTTATTACTTTTCATGAATAAGTTAAGCATAGCCTGCTGTAAATTAGCACCGGTAATTAAATTAATTATAAACTTTTAAAAAGTTACACAATGATATTCGTTGACCTTTTTTTAATAGCGGGAATTATGATCTATCTAAGACATAGAGGAAAAGTGAATGCCGCACAACAGGAAGAATACCTCAACCAATTAAAAGAAATTATTAAAGGGTTGAAGGAAGAAATTAAAATCTTAAGGGAGGAAATTAGAATCCTAAAAGAGGAAATAGAAAAAGAAAAAGAAGAAAGGGAGAAGTTTCTAAGTAAAATGAATGAAGTCTTTGAAAAGATTGAGCACGATTTGGAAAAACAAAAACAAGAAGAAGAATCCGCAGTAAAAAAGTTGAAAAAAGCACCCGGTTCAACGGTGAGTGATAATGACAGCGAATCCGATTTAACGGTAAGTGATAATGAAAGCGAACCGGAACAAAACTACTGGTTAGGCATTCTTAATCAGTTGGAAACACGGGATCCGCAAGAATCCTTGCTACAAACATCTTTGGATAAGGAGAAACAAGACAGACTTACATCCTTATTAATAAAAACACTACACTCAATAGGGGTTCCCGTTGAAAAAACCCAACAAGAAACTAATAATCTGTCGTCAGTAGAGAAACAAGAACCCAACCCTGGCAAAAACGGGGAAGTTGGAAAAAATGGGTCGGAACATCCAGACCCTAAAACTGGAAAAGATTTGAATAGAATGAAACATACTCAAGGGAAACGTAAAGATAGTTCTGCCACTCATGCCACCAAAGGCAGTAACGATGGTAAAAGGCCTGACATTAATAACAACAACAGTAGTAGACGTCCCAGTCTCAGAAAACAACAGCCATAATAATGATCACAATTTTTTAAAGTTAAAATTTGTTAAACTATTAAATTGTATAATATGTGGGAATATTGGGATACTAAAATGGACGAAGATGATTATTTTCGTGCAGCAGTACATTGCTACTGCTATTATAAAACAATTTTTGAACACGACAACGCCACATATGAGGAATATCTTCGAACAAGAGGGGAAGCATTAGAGGACAACAAAAAAATGGAACGCCTGGAAGTAATAGTTAAAGAGGTAAAAAAAGATAGGCCTCTTACAAGTATAGACGATGTTGATGGTATACATAATAGATTAAAAACAATAAATGCGATGATCCGGGTCATGAACCCTTTCCCCCCGGGGGAAAACCCAGATTTGGATGAACGAAAAAAAAAACTAGATGAAGGATACTTAGTAGAAACTACAGATGATATTAAGAAAAAATCCGTACAGAAACTAATAAACGAAAATGAGAGACTAAAACAGGAGAATGAGGAACTAAAACGCCAGCAGGAAAGTATAGTTTACGCAGAAAAGGTTCCGGAACATACAACATTCGCATCCGCTAGATCATCAAGTTTATTTAATGGGTTTACTAAAGTTACCGCTTCCAGGAATAGTAACATCCCATCCTCCCCCTCAGACAACACAGGGATAGATCGTCGTCGCTCTTCTTTGAGACCGGGCATAACAACAGCTAATAATTTTTAATAGCACACTCCCGCCAGCCTCCGGGTTGGTGGGATTTGTTCTTGGGTCTCTCCAAAGGTTAAGAATAAAAAAGTAAAAAAGTTATGTATTAACAATATACAGGGTTTTTCTTCTAAACTTTCGAAAGCCTTGAAAAATTCGAAAATTCATAAGCACTTAAAAAGTAGGTGTGCATGAATAAAATTTAGGAAAAATCATGTAACTATGTCCGCTTTAGGGCAAAAATTTAAAAGCACACTCCCGCTAACCCGGATACAGAGTGTGCTTTTTTATTTGTAGGTGAAGAAATTTTAAAACTTATAGGAATAGATGTTAATTCTTTTGCAGTGGCCGGTGCCCTGGTTATTTTTTCCTGGCTATTGAAATGATTTTAGGAATTACACTATATCGCGATAATGCGCCGTAAACAGCCTTGATTGTACCTATTGCTTTTCCTTTGATAGCGGGTCTTAGTAAGTATATACACCCTGGTTTGCTTCGCAAATCTTTCCCTTTCCAAGAGGGGAGCCGGGATATTTTGCAATAGAGCAGGAAAGGAATGACAAGCAGGCTTCTAATACCATTTTTGATTTGAATTGAGAAAATTCAAGTTGAAAACGGTATAAGGTTTCTTTTGGGCACACGCCAACTGAGATCAGACAGCCTAATGTCTTGGAGTCAGACAGCATAGTGTCCGGAGGTCAGACAGCATAGTGTCCGGAGGTCAGACAGCATAGTGTCTGGAGGTCAGACAGCCTAATGACTAGAGGTTAGTCAGCCTAATAACTAGAGGTTAGTCACCCTAATGACTAGAAGTTAGTCACCCTAATGACTAGAGGTTAGTCACCCTAATGACTAGAGGTTAGTCACCCTAATGACTAGAGGTTAGTCATCCTAATGACTAGAGGTTAGTCACCCTAATGACTAGAGGTTAGTCACCCTAATGACTAGAGGTTAGTCACCCTAATGACTAGAGGTTAGTCACCCTAATGACTAGAGGTTAGTCATCCTAATGACTAGAGGTTAATCTGCATAGTCATCAGGATTTCTTAGAGGAGTGCAGCTATCCATAGTACACTTGTAGTACTAAATATTGGGATTTCTTTACTTTTATTTAAACTCATTCCAATTATTAACGTTACAATCACATATTAACCTTAACTTAAAGATTAGTTAAATTAACCACAATAAGCAATTAACAAGCTTGTCATATAACCACAATATTTTTAGGCAACTTAAAACTAAATCCAAAAAAATTAAAACTGATGACAAGTTTAAACAAGCAAATTTTTAAAATTTTAGTATTCGCCTTTATGGGGATATTTATTTACAGTTGTAATCCTGAAGATGGTAAAGACGGACGTGACGGGGTAGATGGAGTAGATGGACAAAATGGTGAAGACGGAGAAGATTTTACTCCGGAAGCAACCATGTTTGAAAATAAATCTGATGTAGAGCCTCTTGTGGCTGTTTTTCCGCAGTTTAATTATGTGAAGGCATTTTCACTTATTAGTTCTCCCGATGTAATAGGAGGAAACTTCCAATTGGCCGGCTCGGCTGATGGTGCAGGCTTTCTTAACGATGGTGATGGCTATATGTATGTGGTAAATTGTGAAGACAGTTACGCAGTGGCAAGAATCCGGTTTGACGAACACCTGAACCCTGTTTCCGGAGATTATTTACTCGATTCCGGAGTGTCCGATTTTGCACGCCAGTGCTCGGGCACCATGTGGGAAGCCGCTATTCACGGAGGAAGTTCTGATTTATTCCTTTCGGCTTCAGAATCTATAAATTATGATGTTAAGGGTATAGACCCCTGGGTAGAAACCCCTACGCCTCAAGCCGATTTTGGCCTGGATGCCCTGGGTGAATTTTCATGGGAAAATGCAGTTCCGTTACCTAAAGATGCTTACTCCGGTAAAACAGTTATAGTAGGAGGCGATGATGATTCAAGTGGTTCGGAAGGGCAGGTAGTTCTTTACTATTCTGAAAACGCCGACGATGATTTAACAAACGGAAAAATATATGTATTAAGAACCAAACAAATTTCTGATGGGGCAGGTGGGGTAACTGCTGCTGTTGCCAATACCATATATAATGAGTCTGATTTTGATTTTGGGGCAACCTATGAGGTAGAGTTTGTTGAAATTACTAACGGCGCCTCATTAACTAAAAATGAAATGGAAACGGCTTGTACCGATGTATTTTCTACTCAATTTATGAGAGTTGAAGATGTAGATTACCAAAAAGGTTCTGATGCAAACGGAAGAAATGTATATTTTGCAGTAACAGGAAGAGGCCCCGGACAAGGTACTTATAATGATTGGGGTACGGTATACAAGTTGGAACTGGATGCCGATTCTCCCCTTACAGGTAAGCTTACTCAAATTGTGAGTGGTAATACCGATACCAATAATATGGATGGAAACCTTCCTTCTTTACAAAGCCCTGATAACATTTGTGTAACAGAAAACTTTATTTATATTCAGGAAGATCCTAACTCATTCAGCCGTAATCATGCTTCTTACATTTACCAAACCAATTTAAACGGAAATAATCCTCAGCCTGTTTTAGAACTTGTCATAAGACAGGATCTTGACCCGGAATTCAGTACAGGATATAGCGGAGAGTTTGGTTCTTTAATAGATGTATCTGATAAAGTAGGGGTTTCCGGTACTTTTATCCTGGCTCTGCAGCCTCACTATTGGGAAAGTGATGACTTTATGAATCTTGATGGCCATACCAATGCTAGTTTGGAAGACGACCAGGCATCACAAATAGTATTATTGAAAGGGTTACCCAGATAATTTTAATTTGTTAATTATAATTTTTACAAAAACCTCCATGAAGTTTCATGGTGGTTTTTGTATTTAAAAAATTCTATTAATGAAAAACATTTTTTATACAATTGTTGTCATACTATTTATTACTTCCTGTAAAAATGAGGAGAAGCAACCTCAAAAAAGGCTTCAGCCCGACTGGAAAACAGCTCAAACTTATTACTTAACACATATCGAGAATACCATTAAAACTCTTGACAGCCTTGAAAAAACAGGGATCAGCAGTAATAATGCCAAAACGGTATTTTCAAAATTAAGGGAAGAGTTTAAAAAAGCCGAACCTTATGCATCTTATTTAAATCCGGAAGTAGGGCATAGGGTAAACGGCCCTGCACTACCCGTTTTTAAAGATGACAATCAAAAAATACTGCATCCGGTGGGACTCCAAAAACTGGAAGAAAGTATTTACGAAGGAGAAGTGGCCAATGAAGAGTTTCTATATGAAATTAAAATTACACGTGGAATGCTTAATGTCCTTAAAAACGATATTATTAAGAGGGAACTGAATGCCGAAAGATTTTTTGTCTCCGTTCATCAACAGCTTTTACGCATCGTAAGTTTTTCTATAAGCGGTTTCGATACCCCCGTTAGCCATTTAGGTATTAATGAAGCTGCCATTTCTTTAAAAAGTTTATTGCAGGTATATAATTTAAGTATTGCAGCGATTATAAAATCTACAAATACGGCTTTAGATATTGATTTTAACAAGAAAATTGAAAGCGCAGTATCATTTGTTGAGAAAAATAAAGATTATGAAGATTTTGACAGGTATACTTTTATCAGGGAATACGTAAATCCAATCATGGCAACCTGGATAAACATCAGGAAAGAAAGTAACTTATGGGAGGGTTCAGATAAATTTCCTTTTAATTTTGATGCCCCTACCTTTTTTGAAAACGACTCCTTTAACCCGAATTATTTTATTCCTGCCATTAACCGAAACCCTTCAAAAAAGCAGATAGCCTTAGGTGAAAAATTATTTTTTGAACCCGGACTCTCTCAAAACGGAAAAATGGCATGTGCTACCTGTCACATACCTGAAAAAGCCTATGCTGACGGACTGAAGGTAAATAATGATAATCAGGATAACCCGTTAAAAAGAAACACACCAACCTTGTTGAATGTGGTATATCAGCAAAGCTTTTTTCTGGACGGAAGATCGGAGACCATTTTAGACCAGGTTTCATCAGTATTTACTAACAAAGATGAATTTAATTCGGCTGTACACAAGTTTTCTGATAAAATACTTAACGATACCACTTATATTTACCTTTTTGAAGAAGCTTATGGAAAAGTTCCTACCCGCAACACAGAAGTTATTAAGGCAATTTCTTCCTACATTTCTACTTTAAACTCCTTTAATTCCAGGTTTGATAAAAACATGAGAGGAGAAGAAAATACTTTTACCGACCAGGAAAAACTCGGCTTTAATTTATTTATGGGAAAAGCGCTGTGCGCAACCTGCCATTTTCTTCCTTTAACCAACGGAACCGTACCACCCTTTTACAAAGAAACAGAAAAAGAAGTAATAGGAGTACCCGGTACGGCAGATAATAAAGAATTAGATGACGATTTGGGCTTTTACTGGAAATATGAGGAGGAGCTCCATAAAGGGATGTTTAAAACCCCCACCATAAGAAATGCCCAATTAACCGCTCCTTATATGCATAACGGAGTATACAGTACCTTGGAAGAGGTGATAAATTTTTACAATTTAGGTGGTGGCGGAGGTTTAGGTTTTGATCTGGAATATCAAACCCTGCCTTTTGATAATTTAGAGCTCACCGAAGATGAACAAAATGCTATTGTGGCCTTTATAAAAACTCTCTCTGATGATAGAGTAGCCGGTTATTAATAAATTACAGTACTAGAATTTCTCAAAGGCACCCAGGCCAAAAAGAGCAAAATCGTATTTAACCGGGTCAACGTGGTCCATTATCCGTAACTCATTGTCCAGCTCGGCCAGGGCTTTAGCATCATTTTGTTTTCTTTTCAGCAGGCCAAGTTTACGGGCAATATTGCCTGTATGTACATCTAAAGGACAAGATAATTGTGAAGGGTAGATTTTTTCCCAAATCCCAAAATCCACACCTGCGTTGTCTTTGCGTACCATCCACCGTAAAAACATATTAATACGTTTTGCCGAGGAACCTTTTGAAGGATCAGAGATATGTTTTAAGGTCCTTTTCAAATGAGGCGTCTCGAAAAATATTTGTTTGAATTGGGTTATTGAAGGTTGTAAAGAGTTTTTTTCTGCATGTTCGGCAAAGATATTTTCCAGCCCGTTATAATGTATATAGATGTGTTGTAAACTCTTTATAAACTGAATAAAGTCATGACCGTTAAAAGTACGGTGAACAAATTTTTCTAAGGGCATTAAATCTTTTTCGCTATGGTTTAAAACAAAGTCATAAGGAGAATTGTCCATAAAGGCCATCATTCTTTTTGCATTGGTAATAATACTTTTTCGATTACCCCAGGCAATGGTGGCACTTAAAAAGGCAGAAATTTCAATATCTTCTTTTAAACTGAAAGAATGTGGTATTTGAATGGGGTCGGTTTCAATAAAACGGAAATGATTGTATTCTGTCACCTTTTCATCCAAAAACTCTTTCAGGTCAGATTTTTTTAAATATGTGGTATTCACTGTATAAATTTAGCAGGGGATATTTCTCAGATTATTTTTCCATCTATCATAGTTAATTTCCTGTCTGCCATATCGGCCAGTTCTTCATTGTGTGTCACAATCACAAAGGTTTGACCGAATTTGTCCCGCAATTCAAAAAATAATTTATGTAGTTTATCGGCACTTTCCGAGTCTAAATTGCCACTGGGTTCATCAGCAAAAACCACCGATGGATTATTTATTAAGGCCCTTGCCACCGCAACTCTTTGCTGTTCTCCTCCCGAAAGCTCGTTCGGTTTATGGTCATATCTGTGCGATAATCCTAAAAAATCCAGAAGTTTTTTAGCTCTTTTTTCGGCTTCGTCCCGATTTGTTTTTTTTATAAAAGCGGGAATGCAAACATTCTCCAGGGCTGTGAATTCAGGTAATAATTGATGAAACTGAAAAATAAAGCCTATATGTTCATTACGGAATTTTGCAAGTTCTTTATCAGATAAATGAGTTATTTCCTTATCATTTATGATGAGCTTGCTGGGGTTTGTTTTATCCTGATTGTCTAAAGTACCCAGTATTTGCAGTAAAGTTGTTTTTCCGGCACCCGAAGCCCCTACAATAGATATGATTTCACCTTTTTGTATATGGATATTTACCCCTTTTAATACTTCCAGTGATCCGTAAGATTTATGAATGTTTTCGGCTTTTATCATAAATTAATTTTATTGGGTGAAAGTAGTTAATTCATTAAACACTCCCAACAAATGAAGAAAAAAGTCGGGCAATATGTTATTATTTTTTATTCTTACCGACTTTATATATCTAAAATTAGTACATTGTAAGTTACGTGTGTACAAATTAAAGCTAAAAAGAATCATTCTGTTTATATTTTTAATACTTTTGTTAAACAAAAAATAGATTATGGAAGAGAGAGAATTGGAAACCGCTATTTTTGCCGGAGGATGTTTTTGGTGTACTGAAGCTGTGTTCAGCAGGATAGAAGGAGTTGAAAATGTAGTGTCAGGATATACCGGCGGAAATATAAAGAACCCTGCTTACAGGGAAATATGTACAGGAAGGACCGGACATGCTGAAGCTGTTCAAATTACTTTTGATCCGGCTAAGGTTTCATTCAGGGGTTTACTGGAAGTTTTTTTTGCAACACATAATCCTACTACCCTTAACCAACAGGGAAATGATATAGGTTCGCAATACCGGTCTGCTGTATTTTATACCAGTAAAGAACAGCAGGAACAAGCAATATCATTTATTGAAATGCTGGAAGAAGAAAAAGTTTTTGAAAATAAAATTGTGACAGAAGTTACTGAAGCAAATACTTTTTATCTTGCAGAAGATTATCATCAGGATTATTACAAATTCAATAAAGATCAACCTTATTGTGAGGTAATTATTAGTCCTAAATTAGAAAAACTGGAAAAGTATTATAAAAACAAATTGAAAAAAGCTGATGCCGTATAAAACATTTGAAGAATATAACATTAAAATAACTGATGAAGTCAGGGATCGATACAAGCGTATTATTGAAGAATTAGGTGAAGATACCGATAGGGAAGGTCTTCAAAAAACACCCGAACGTGCTGCCAAAGCCATGCAATTCCTCACACAGGGATATTATCAGGATGCTTCGGCCATTTTGAAAAGTGCTATGTTTAAAGAAGACTACAATGAAATGGTTATTGTGAAGGATATTGAACTCTATTCCTTATGTGAACATCATATTTTACCTTTTTTCGGGAAAGCACATATAGCATACATACCTAACGGCTATATTGTTGGGTTAAGCAAATTACCCCGAATTGTAGATGTTTATGCACGGAGATTACAGGTACAGGAAAGATTGACTGAACAAATTCTTGAATGTATAAATGAAACTTTAAAGCCCCGTGGGGTGGCAGTGGTTATTGAAGCTTCACATATGTGTATGATGATGAGGGGAGTGCAAAAGCAAAACTCTACAACTACTACTTCCGGATTCAGGGGGGCATTTGAAAAAATAGAAACAAGAAATGAATTTCTTAAACTTATAAGTTCCAGTTTAGATTAATTTTTGGCATCTTTATTGTTAATTATATGCTGAATAAAAAAATTAAATATGACAAAAGAAAAAGATAATAAGTATGGTAAACTGGCCATTGGCCTTATTGCAGATGCTTTGGGTTATGTTTCTTTTTTAATACCCGGGTTAGGTGAATTCACCGATGTGATTTTTGCTCCCTTATCTGCATGGTTAATGACCCGGTTATACAAAGGAAAAGCAGGCCAAATTGCCGGGGCGGTAGCTTTTATTGAAGAAATAGCTCCGGGCTTGGACATTATTCCCACCTTTACTTTAATGTGGCTTTATACGTATGTGTTTAAGGCTAAAAAAGCAGAAAAAATCCTTGAAGTATAAATAATAAAAGCTCACAATCTCGTGAGCTTTTATTTGTATGGTTAATCCCTTTGTATTAATCTTCAACATAAGGAGAACCTGCATTTTTCATGTCTTTATACAGAGTATCCATTCTGCTTTTTATCAATTCAAATTTCTGGGAAATATCTTTTAACTGATTATTTATTATATCCATACTTTTTTTGTGAGTTTCTGTGGGGCCATAAGTTGACCTGTTTAACCCGATATACAATGAAAACATTCTGTCATTAATTGTGGGTTTGGTTTTTTCGCCCACTTGTATTTTAGATTGATTGCCATTTAATTCAATATTAAGTTTTTTAATACCCTGGTGTATATTGTATAATCGTTTATCAAAATCTCCAGGTTGTGCCTGGGTATACTTTAATGCTCTTTGAAGTGCTTCTCCTCTTTGAAGTGCTTTTTCCATTTCTATATTCAAGCCACTGATTTTCCCTGTCAGCTCTTCATAGTTCCTCCAAAAACCTGCTGATTCTTCATGGGAGATACTTTCCAAAGCCCCTTTTTTCAAAGGCTTAACATTAAAAGTTATAGGATCTGACAGCAGTGTAGATTCACCATTTATTATTTGATATAAGGTAGCGGTATATTTTCCCGGTGGAGCTAAAAGCCCCTGAGGTTCTCCGTATGGAAATTCTTGTTTTTTTAGTTTAATTGCATCAGAGGCAGGGTAGCGTAAATCCCAGGCTATCCTGTGAAAGCCTGCCGTTACAGG includes:
- a CDS encoding GTP cyclohydrolase; amino-acid sequence: MIEIKEVISKREFEKFVKFPFKIYKDSKYWVPPIIKDEIESLDKTKNPAFNTAEVKFYLAYKNNTIVGRVAAIINWDEVKTQQKSKVRFGWFDFIDDIEVSKALLNKVFEFGKEHNLEYAEGPMGFSNLDKVGVLIEGFDHIGTMITWYNHPYYKDHLEKLGFVVEKQYLEHKFPFSNVNPEFFQKAQALIKKRYNLKEINFTKTSEVMPYADRMFDLFNQSYSKLASFTAITEAQKAYFKKKYISFINPEYIKYIEDKNNNLIAFGIVMPSYSEALQKAKGKLWPFGIFHLLKARKHSKNAIFYLIGIHPDYQNKGITAILFNEYYKAMAPKGIKECIRTPELIENTAIQNMWKHFNPVVYKRRNTYKKPLTKGL
- a CDS encoding S10 family peptidase, whose protein sequence is MKKTITLTLLFFCAFLYSQERKIPIDTLVTTSHQVTINGKKIPYKAVTGTIPVWDEDGNPIATLFNTYYYRSDIADNSSRPLIISFNGGPGSASVWMHLAYTGPRVLNIDDEGYPVQPYGIKENPYSILDIADIVYVNPVNTGYSRMIANKEGKYPEREKFFGINADIKYLADWITTFVTRNNRWRSPKYIIGESYGGTRVAGLSLELQNRQWMYLNGVIMVSPADYKVLRKDNPVSAALTLPYFTAAAWHQKALSASLQQKDLLEILPEVEQYTINTLIPALVKGGFITDTEKKAVAKQMAVYSGLSEKAILQNNLVVPTSFFWKELLRDKGFTVGRLDSRYLGIDKKEAGDSPDYNSELTSWLHSFTPAINYYLQEELKFKTDIKYNMFGNVHPWNQENDNTRDNLRQAMAQNPYLNVMFQSGYYDGATTYFNAKYTMWQLDPSGKMKDRLRFEGYRSGHMMYLRNEDLKAANDHLRDFINSTLSKGKSAKY
- a CDS encoding cytochrome-c peroxidase, translating into MKNIFYTIVVILFITSCKNEEKQPQKRLQPDWKTAQTYYLTHIENTIKTLDSLEKTGISSNNAKTVFSKLREEFKKAEPYASYLNPEVGHRVNGPALPVFKDDNQKILHPVGLQKLEESIYEGEVANEEFLYEIKITRGMLNVLKNDIIKRELNAERFFVSVHQQLLRIVSFSISGFDTPVSHLGINEAAISLKSLLQVYNLSIAAIIKSTNTALDIDFNKKIESAVSFVEKNKDYEDFDRYTFIREYVNPIMATWINIRKESNLWEGSDKFPFNFDAPTFFENDSFNPNYFIPAINRNPSKKQIALGEKLFFEPGLSQNGKMACATCHIPEKAYADGLKVNNDNQDNPLKRNTPTLLNVVYQQSFFLDGRSETILDQVSSVFTNKDEFNSAVHKFSDKILNDTTYIYLFEEAYGKVPTRNTEVIKAISSYISTLNSFNSRFDKNMRGEENTFTDQEKLGFNLFMGKALCATCHFLPLTNGTVPPFYKETEKEVIGVPGTADNKELDDDLGFYWKYEEELHKGMFKTPTIRNAQLTAPYMHNGVYSTLEEVINFYNLGGGGGLGFDLEYQTLPFDNLELTEDEQNAIVAFIKTLSDDRVAGY
- a CDS encoding TIGR02757 family protein, which codes for MNTTYLKKSDLKEFLDEKVTEYNHFRFIETDPIQIPHSFSLKEDIEISAFLSATIAWGNRKSIITNAKRMMAFMDNSPYDFVLNHSEKDLMPLEKFVHRTFNGHDFIQFIKSLQHIYIHYNGLENIFAEHAEKNSLQPSITQFKQIFFETPHLKRTLKHISDPSKGSSAKRINMFLRWMVRKDNAGVDFGIWEKIYPSQLSCPLDVHTGNIARKLGLLKRKQNDAKALAELDNELRIMDHVDPVKYDFALFGLGAFEKF
- a CDS encoding ABC transporter ATP-binding protein; protein product: MIKAENIHKSYGSLEVLKGVNIHIQKGEIISIVGASGAGKTTLLQILGTLDNQDKTNPSKLIINDKEITHLSDKELAKFRNEHIGFIFQFHQLLPEFTALENVCIPAFIKKTNRDEAEKRAKKLLDFLGLSHRYDHKPNELSGGEQQRVAVARALINNPSVVFADEPSGNLDSESADKLHKLFFELRDKFGQTFVIVTHNEELADMADRKLTMIDGKII